The Collimonas fungivorans Ter331 genome has a segment encoding these proteins:
- a CDS encoding DUF2917 domain-containing protein — MKSENISHLLTRAHTHDVVYLAEDQTISIQKALKQGERIKCLSGLLWITAENFKGDIFLNENKDVEMHGAKHIVITALKPSSFTYEQATV; from the coding sequence ATGAAATCAGAAAACATCAGCCATCTGCTGACACGCGCGCATACCCATGACGTTGTCTACCTGGCCGAGGACCAGACCATCTCGATCCAGAAAGCCTTGAAGCAAGGCGAAAGAATCAAGTGCCTGAGCGGCTTGCTGTGGATTACCGCGGAAAATTTCAAAGGCGATATTTTCCTGAACGAAAACAAGGATGTTGAAATGCACGGCGCCAAGCACATCGTGATCACCGCCCTGAAACCTTCCAGTTTCACCTACGAGCAAGCGACGGTGTAG
- a CDS encoding lytic polysaccharide monooxygenase, which produces MKYCIRQIIQWGLALVLLAPGFSWGHGAVDIPVARQVKCKLVDGVWGPIDGSGISDLGCRDSALVFATAADRAYPIDQWHEVAKQIAPPDYNDDAKVRAAIPDGHLCSAADPKKHSLDLATPNWYKTPVRLHDGKMTVRLIGTQPHLPGFFKIYLSKASYSGTQPLKWSDLDLMHEGSPENYRTDWASPPALTEPPVKGFFQFEVAVPPGRTGNAVLFVRWQRIDPAGEGFYNCSDITIEGEGNPFPWFDKGVFVPSDIAPKAGERVRFRVFGHTREVREIVDEHVDVTSANLQPAVWGKQLAEKLSAHANFVRVGVRTGNDIIFNPADIHRNQVYLANDNDSTAISIIPTPPVDQRPPQAVITGPATVKSGQHFMLDGSSSIGYNGALRFQWVPDWQGGSFHDTLLHVDAPVVTAVEQHKVQLGVYDAENRKNGQTVVAITVEPQTGGGHDPYVPGHAYQGGEIVTHNGVDYQCKPYPAAGWCGQAPATYEPGKGSHWTDAWDLYAPARKS; this is translated from the coding sequence ATGAAATATTGCATACGGCAGATTATTCAATGGGGGCTGGCGCTTGTGCTGCTGGCGCCAGGATTCAGCTGGGGACACGGCGCGGTGGACATACCCGTTGCGCGCCAAGTGAAATGCAAACTGGTGGATGGCGTATGGGGGCCGATAGACGGCTCGGGCATTTCAGATCTCGGCTGCCGCGATTCGGCGCTGGTGTTTGCTACTGCAGCGGACCGTGCATATCCCATCGACCAGTGGCATGAGGTCGCGAAGCAGATAGCGCCGCCGGATTACAACGATGATGCAAAAGTCAGGGCAGCGATTCCGGACGGCCACCTATGCTCGGCGGCGGATCCCAAGAAGCACAGCCTGGATCTTGCCACGCCTAACTGGTATAAAACCCCGGTGCGCCTGCACGACGGCAAGATGACGGTGCGCCTGATCGGCACCCAGCCGCATCTGCCCGGCTTCTTCAAGATCTATTTGAGCAAGGCTAGCTACAGCGGAACCCAGCCTCTGAAATGGAGCGATCTCGACCTGATGCACGAAGGCAGTCCTGAGAACTACCGCACTGACTGGGCTTCGCCGCCGGCATTGACCGAGCCTCCGGTAAAGGGTTTTTTCCAGTTTGAGGTGGCAGTGCCTCCGGGAAGGACCGGCAATGCCGTGTTGTTTGTGCGCTGGCAGCGGATCGATCCGGCGGGAGAAGGTTTCTATAACTGCAGCGACATCACAATCGAAGGCGAAGGCAACCCATTTCCCTGGTTTGACAAAGGCGTCTTCGTTCCGTCTGATATCGCGCCAAAAGCTGGCGAGCGTGTGCGTTTCCGTGTGTTTGGACACACCCGGGAAGTGCGCGAAATCGTCGATGAACACGTGGATGTAACCAGCGCCAATCTGCAGCCTGCTGTGTGGGGAAAACAGCTGGCGGAGAAGCTCTCGGCCCATGCCAACTTCGTCCGGGTCGGCGTCCGCACCGGCAATGACATCATATTCAATCCTGCCGACATCCACCGCAACCAGGTTTATCTGGCGAACGACAATGATTCCACGGCTATCAGCATTATCCCGACGCCGCCAGTCGACCAGCGGCCGCCGCAAGCCGTGATTACCGGCCCGGCCACGGTCAAGTCGGGTCAGCATTTCATGCTGGATGGCAGCTCCTCGATCGGCTACAACGGCGCGCTTCGGTTCCAGTGGGTGCCCGATTGGCAGGGCGGCAGTTTCCACGATACGTTGCTGCATGTCGACGCGCCTGTCGTTACGGCGGTCGAGCAGCACAAGGTTCAATTGGGGGTGTATGACGCTGAAAACCGGAAAAACGGCCAGACTGTCGTCGCGATCACCGTTGAGCCCCAGACCGGCGGCGGCCATGATCCCTATGTGCCGGGCCATGCCTACCAAGGTGGCGAAATCGTGACCCACAATGGCGTCGACTATCAGTGCAAACCATATCCGGCCGCCGGTTGGTGCGGCCAGGCGCCGGCAACTTACGAGCCGGGCAAAGGTTCACACTGGACTGATGCCTGGGATCTGTATGCGCCGGCACGAAAATCCTAG
- a CDS encoding LysE family translocator, giving the protein MPNLNLLLGFALVAFGMVLTPGPNMIYLISRSICQGPRAGFVSLAGVATGFVFYMLCAAFGITALLFAVPLAYDLLRFGGAAYLLYLAWQAVKPGGRSPFAVRDLPADSNRKLFLMGLFTNLLNPKVALLYLALLPQFIDPNGASILVQSLVLGVIQIVVSITVNSMVTLAAGSIAGVLGSRPSWLLIQRWLMGTVLAGLAVRIALQAKK; this is encoded by the coding sequence ATGCCGAATCTTAATTTATTGCTGGGTTTTGCGCTGGTCGCCTTCGGCATGGTACTGACGCCCGGACCGAACATGATCTACCTGATCTCGCGTTCGATCTGCCAAGGTCCCAGGGCTGGATTCGTATCGCTGGCCGGTGTCGCCACCGGTTTTGTGTTTTACATGCTATGCGCCGCGTTCGGCATCACCGCCCTGCTGTTTGCCGTGCCGCTGGCCTACGACCTGCTGCGTTTCGGCGGCGCCGCCTACCTGCTGTACCTGGCCTGGCAAGCGGTAAAACCCGGCGGCCGCTCGCCGTTCGCGGTGCGCGACCTGCCCGCCGACAGCAACCGCAAGCTGTTCCTGATGGGCCTGTTCACCAACCTGCTCAATCCCAAGGTCGCCTTGCTTTACCTGGCGCTGCTGCCGCAGTTCATCGACCCCAACGGCGCCAGCATCCTGGTGCAGTCGCTGGTGCTGGGCGTGATCCAGATCGTGGTCAGCATCACGGTCAACTCGATGGTCACGCTAGCCGCCGGTTCGATCGCCGGCGTGCTGGGCAGCCGGCCCAGCTGGCTGCTGATCCAGCGCTGGCTGATGGGCACGGTGCTGGCCGGCCTGGCGGTGCGGATTGCGCTGCAGGCAAAAAAATAA
- the cls gene encoding cardiolipin synthase, which translates to MQYLPLALVSALVLVLHAAGVVAAIHALMHTRTPQGAVAWVFGLVLLPYFTLLPYLFLGSKRFTGYAELHHSRLARLRQLDDPAQRALAAQYPPHAGAQRYQAISKMLGVPFLSGHRLRLLVNGKASFDAIFEAIAGAEHYVLVQFFIIHDDELGRRLQAALLERAAAGVRVHVLYDGVGSHELPASYDAILRAGGVQIHRFATRRWRNRFQLNFRNHRKVVVVDGWRGFVGGLNVGDEYLGLKPPLAPWRDTHMELQGPAVADLQLAFDENWHWITGEPLALLPPRAGEGHATSLIAATGPADAQETCSLFFVQAIHAARHRLWLATPYLVPDSAVNAALQLAVFRGVDVRILIPAIADHRTVFLASSLNAHEAVRAGIRVFRYQPGFTHQKVLLIDDDTAAVGSMNLDNRSLRLNFEITALNIDTMFASEVEQMLKADFAQAIEIDASEYGRLHYLYRVLIHVARLFSPVL; encoded by the coding sequence ATGCAGTATTTGCCGCTTGCCCTGGTTTCCGCTCTAGTTCTGGTGCTGCATGCCGCCGGCGTCGTCGCCGCGATCCATGCCCTGATGCACACCCGCACGCCGCAAGGCGCGGTGGCCTGGGTGTTCGGGCTGGTGCTGCTGCCCTATTTCACGCTGCTGCCTTACCTGTTCCTTGGCAGTAAACGTTTCACCGGCTATGCCGAACTGCATCATTCACGGCTGGCGCGCCTGCGCCAGCTGGACGATCCGGCCCAGCGCGCGTTAGCCGCGCAATACCCGCCGCATGCCGGCGCCCAGCGCTACCAGGCCATCAGCAAAATGCTCGGCGTACCGTTCCTGAGCGGCCACCGCCTGCGTTTGCTGGTTAACGGCAAGGCCAGTTTCGATGCGATCTTCGAAGCCATCGCCGGCGCCGAGCACTATGTGCTGGTGCAGTTTTTCATCATCCACGACGACGAACTGGGCCGTCGACTGCAAGCGGCGCTGCTGGAACGCGCCGCCGCCGGCGTCCGCGTCCACGTGCTGTACGACGGCGTCGGCAGCCACGAGCTGCCGGCAAGCTACGATGCCATCCTGCGCGCCGGCGGCGTCCAGATCCACCGCTTCGCCACCCGCCGCTGGCGCAACCGCTTCCAGCTCAACTTCCGCAACCATCGCAAGGTGGTTGTAGTGGACGGCTGGCGCGGTTTTGTCGGCGGCCTCAACGTCGGCGACGAATACCTCGGCCTCAAGCCGCCGCTGGCGCCGTGGCGCGATACCCACATGGAACTGCAGGGCCCGGCAGTGGCCGACCTGCAGCTGGCCTTCGATGAAAACTGGCACTGGATCACCGGCGAGCCGCTGGCCTTGCTGCCGCCGCGCGCCGGCGAAGGCCACGCCACCAGCCTGATTGCCGCCACCGGACCGGCCGACGCGCAAGAAACCTGTTCGCTGTTCTTCGTCCAGGCGATACATGCCGCCCGCCACCGGCTGTGGCTCGCCACGCCCTACCTGGTGCCAGACTCGGCCGTCAACGCCGCGCTGCAGCTGGCGGTGTTCCGCGGCGTCGACGTGCGCATCCTGATCCCAGCTATCGCCGATCACCGCACCGTGTTCCTGGCATCGAGCCTGAACGCACACGAGGCGGTGCGCGCCGGCATACGCGTGTTCCGCTATCAGCCTGGGTTCACTCATCAGAAGGTGTTGCTGATCGATGACGACACGGCGGCGGTCGGCAGCATGAACCTGGATAACCGCTCGCTGCGGTTGAATTTCGAGATTACTGCCTTGAATATCGATACGATGTTTGCCAGCGAGGTCGAGCAGATGCTAAAGGCCGATTTTGCGCAAGCGATTGAAATCGATGCCAGCGAATATGGGCGGCTGCATTATCTGTACCGGGTGCTGATTCATGTCGCTCGTTTGTTCAGTCCGGTATTGTAA
- a CDS encoding type II toxin-antitoxin system prevent-host-death family antitoxin: MTITTLSSRQFNQDASKAKKAAEAGPVFITDRGRPAHVLLTFDEYKRISGGRTKIADLLAMPGIEAIELDIPRLDDLAQVADLS, from the coding sequence ATGACGATCACAACCCTTTCAAGCCGTCAGTTCAACCAGGATGCCAGCAAAGCAAAAAAAGCGGCAGAAGCCGGTCCGGTATTCATCACGGATCGGGGCCGACCGGCGCACGTGCTGCTGACGTTCGATGAGTACAAGCGAATCAGCGGCGGCAGAACCAAGATCGCGGATTTGCTGGCCATGCCTGGAATTGAAGCCATTGAACTTGACATCCCTCGATTGGACGATCTGGCACAGGTAGCGGATCTTTCCTGA
- a CDS encoding type II toxin-antitoxin system VapC family toxin, with amino-acid sequence MMYILDTNVVSELRKIRLGKADKYVADWADSVDAADLYLSAITIQELEIGILLAERRDPSQGAIFRAWMNSHVLPAFSGRILVVDTAVAQRSARLHVPDPRPVRDGLIAATALVHGMTVVTRNVTDFQASGATILNPWIGAA; translated from the coding sequence CTGATGTACATCCTCGATACCAATGTCGTATCCGAGCTGCGGAAAATCCGTCTCGGAAAAGCGGATAAATACGTTGCCGATTGGGCCGACAGCGTGGATGCGGCGGACTTGTACTTATCAGCGATCACTATCCAGGAACTGGAAATCGGCATATTGCTCGCAGAGCGCCGCGATCCATCTCAGGGAGCCATATTCCGGGCCTGGATGAACAGCCATGTCCTGCCTGCCTTCTCAGGCCGCATCCTGGTAGTGGATACCGCTGTCGCCCAACGCAGCGCGCGCTTGCATGTCCCTGACCCGCGGCCGGTTCGCGACGGCCTGATCGCTGCGACCGCCCTGGTTCACGGAATGACGGTCGTCACACGCAACGTCACTGACTTTCAGGCAAGCGGCGCGACAATTCTCAATCCATGGATAGGCGCGGCATGA
- a CDS encoding fumarylacetoacetate hydrolase family protein, translating to MKLLRVGPKGQEKPAMLDGGGKLRDLSGVVSDITAQQLTPAGLAQLRAVDPASLPEITAPGRIGTPFTSLGKFMCVGLNYSDHAAESGLPVPPEPVLFNKWTSCFGGPNDAIVMPKNSVKTDWEVELGVVIGSKARYVALDQALSHVAGYCVINDVSEREYQIERSGTWDKGKGCDTFGPVGPWLVTADEVADPQNLSMWLEVNGKRFQDGSTKTMIFNVAFLVHYISQFATLYPGDIISTGTPPGVGMGQKPPLYLKHGDVVRLGIDGLGEQQQTVHAWDESLLD from the coding sequence ATGAAGCTGTTACGAGTAGGTCCCAAGGGGCAGGAAAAACCGGCCATGCTGGATGGCGGCGGCAAGCTGCGCGACTTGTCGGGCGTGGTCAGCGATATCACCGCGCAACAGCTGACGCCCGCCGGGCTGGCGCAGCTGCGTGCGGTCGATCCGGCCAGCCTGCCGGAAATCACTGCTCCCGGCCGCATCGGCACGCCGTTTACCAGCCTCGGCAAATTCATGTGCGTGGGCTTGAACTACAGCGACCATGCCGCCGAATCGGGCTTGCCGGTGCCGCCGGAGCCGGTGCTGTTCAATAAGTGGACCAGCTGTTTCGGCGGTCCCAACGATGCAATCGTGATGCCGAAAAATTCGGTCAAGACCGACTGGGAAGTCGAGCTGGGCGTGGTGATCGGCAGCAAGGCGCGTTATGTTGCGCTGGACCAGGCGCTGTCGCATGTGGCCGGTTATTGCGTGATCAACGATGTCTCCGAACGCGAATACCAGATCGAACGCAGCGGCACCTGGGACAAGGGCAAGGGCTGCGACACCTTCGGGCCGGTCGGACCGTGGCTGGTCACCGCCGATGAAGTGGCGGATCCGCAAAACCTGTCGATGTGGCTGGAGGTCAACGGCAAGCGCTTCCAGGACGGCAGTACCAAGACCATGATCTTCAATGTCGCTTTCCTGGTCCATTACATCAGCCAGTTCGCCACCCTGTACCCGGGCGACATCATTTCCACCGGTACGCCGCCCGGCGTCGGCATGGGGCAAAAGCCGCCGCTGTACCTCAAGCATGGCGACGTGGTGCGGCTGGGCATAGATGGGCTGGGCGAACAGCAGCAGACCGTGCATGCCTGGGACGAGAGTTTGCTGGACTGA
- a CDS encoding molybdopterin-dependent oxidoreductase produces MKKRQFLSTAAGSLAGALGISAVPACAAAADKSAGQTTAPAVLTIAGAIERNNRGPVDPVVDQMMHKQNVQFTRAFAFDLAALAKLPAVTINPTLEYDSKPHQLRGPRLADVLDALGASKAPGTQIVFHSVDGYMPQLSFVQLRQYGYILATHIDGKPMAIGGFGPIFAIYDADSIAEQAQKPLNQRFALCPWGLYCIEVVAGK; encoded by the coding sequence ATGAAAAAACGCCAGTTCCTGTCGACTGCCGCCGGTTCGCTGGCCGGCGCCCTGGGAATATCCGCCGTGCCGGCTTGTGCGGCAGCCGCCGACAAAAGCGCCGGACAAACGACCGCGCCGGCGGTGCTAACAATTGCCGGTGCAATCGAGCGCAACAACCGCGGCCCGGTCGATCCGGTGGTCGACCAGATGATGCACAAGCAGAACGTGCAGTTCACCCGCGCGTTTGCCTTCGACCTGGCCGCGCTGGCCAAGCTGCCTGCCGTCACCATCAATCCGACCCTCGAATACGACAGCAAACCGCACCAGTTGCGTGGTCCGCGCCTGGCCGATGTGCTGGATGCACTGGGTGCCAGCAAGGCGCCGGGGACGCAGATCGTGTTTCATTCGGTTGACGGCTACATGCCGCAGCTGAGTTTTGTCCAGTTGCGGCAATACGGCTACATCCTGGCGACGCATATCGACGGCAAGCCGATGGCGATCGGCGGTTTTGGTCCCATCTTCGCAATCTATGACGCCGACAGCATCGCCGAGCAGGCGCAAAAGCCGCTGAACCAGCGCTTTGCACTTTGTCCATGGGGCTTGTATTGCATCGAGGTGGTGGCGGGCAAGTGA
- the dinB gene encoding DNA polymerase IV, with the protein MPSPIRRIAHLDMDAFYASVELLRYPELRGQAVVIGGGSRHKPEPGEDGKLQYHKLRDYVGRGVVTTSTYEARAFGVFSAMGMMKAAKLAPDAILLPTDFESYRHYSRLFKAAVAEIAPLIEDRGIDEIYMDLSQHPDDIRVVAQRIKDAVREATGLSCSIGIAPNKLLAKISSELEKPNGLTVITEADIPSRIWPLAARKVNGIGPKAAEKLTALGVNTIGELAATDPAVLQENFGRTYSEWLMRASHGLDDRPVVTSSETKSISRETTFERDLHAKLDRDTLTPIFTDLCVRLAGDLQRKGYLARTIGIKLRFADFQIVTRDLTLPDATDDATAIRHAAGECLRRVTLDRRLRLLGVRASALTRKEEAESEPAVMQGELFSDE; encoded by the coding sequence ATGCCTTCGCCCATTCGTCGTATCGCACACCTGGATATGGACGCTTTCTACGCGTCGGTGGAGCTGCTGCGCTACCCCGAGCTGCGCGGCCAGGCGGTGGTGATCGGCGGCGGCTCCAGGCACAAGCCCGAGCCTGGGGAAGACGGCAAGCTCCAGTATCACAAGCTGCGCGATTATGTCGGCCGCGGCGTCGTCACCACCTCCACTTACGAAGCGCGCGCCTTCGGCGTGTTTTCTGCGATGGGCATGATGAAGGCAGCCAAGCTGGCGCCGGATGCGATCCTGCTGCCGACCGATTTCGAGTCTTACCGGCATTATTCGCGGCTGTTCAAGGCAGCGGTGGCCGAAATCGCGCCGCTGATAGAAGACCGCGGCATCGACGAAATCTATATGGACTTGAGCCAGCATCCGGACGACATCCGCGTGGTGGCGCAACGCATCAAGGACGCCGTGCGCGAAGCTACCGGGTTGTCGTGTTCGATCGGCATCGCGCCCAACAAGCTGCTGGCCAAGATCAGCTCGGAGCTGGAGAAGCCGAACGGCCTGACCGTGATCACCGAAGCTGATATCCCATCACGCATCTGGCCGCTGGCGGCAAGAAAAGTCAATGGCATCGGCCCCAAGGCAGCCGAAAAACTGACCGCGCTCGGCGTCAACACCATCGGCGAACTGGCCGCCACGGATCCGGCCGTGCTCCAGGAAAATTTCGGCCGGACGTATAGCGAATGGCTGATGCGCGCATCCCACGGCCTGGACGACCGCCCGGTGGTCACCAGCTCGGAAACCAAATCGATCAGCCGCGAAACGACTTTCGAGCGGGACCTGCACGCCAAGCTCGACCGCGACACGCTGACGCCCATATTCACGGACCTGTGCGTGCGGTTGGCCGGCGACCTGCAAAGGAAAGGTTACCTTGCCCGTACGATAGGGATCAAATTGCGTTTCGCGGATTTCCAGATCGTTACCCGCGACCTGACATTGCCCGATGCAACGGACGACGCCACGGCAATCCGGCATGCCGCAGGAGAATGCCTGCGCCGCGTCACCTTGGACAGGCGCTTGCGCTTGCTGGGCGTGCGAGCCAGTGCACTGACAAGAAAAGAAGAAGCCGAAAGCGAGCCGGCCGTAATGCAGGGTGAATTGTTTAGCGACGAATGA